The Equus caballus isolate H_3958 breed thoroughbred chromosome 28, TB-T2T, whole genome shotgun sequence region CTAACAGCAGTGAGCTCTGGCTGCAGCCAGGCCCTGTGGTCATCGCTGTCCCTGGGGTCTTTCCACGATGAGCTGAGACCTGAGCTGACACCAGCCTGGCTCACTCCGGCCTCCGGGGCCTGCACCTGGGCCCTCAGGGCTCTCGGACTAAATGaaggcaggcagacagacagacccaCCCCTGGGGGAGAACCAGCCCAGGGTCCCTGCCACAGCCTGGGTCCCCTGAGCTTCGGCACAGATGCAGCGCCTGTGAGCCCGCCGGTCACCCATCAGTGGCCAGCACTGAGACTGGCCGCGTGGCAGCTGGCAGCCCCGGGCCTGGGAGCACGTCTGAGGCGCCCGTTCTGCAGAGGGCCACACTGAGGCTCGGCTTGAGGGACTCCCTGGGGTCCCACCGCCACGCAGAGCGGGCCTCAGTGCACTGCCGCCTGACTCTGCAACCCCTGATGACCCCGCCCCCCCAGACCACCGTGCCCAGTGGGGACCTGGCTGGTGGGTGCCGCCATGAGTCAGCCAGCGGGTCTGGCGGGCCGGCCCCAGGTTTTACAGCCCCTGCTTCCCATGGTGGTTCCGCCCCCGGGCTGGAGGAGGGCTGGTGCTCAGAGCCGCCCGTCTGCCCACACGGCGGGGACCTGAAGGGACCTTTTTGTGCAGACAGAGCTCCCAGCGCGCTGAGCACCCGCCCGTCCTGGGCTCCAGAGCCAAGTGTGGCCCCGGGAGGATGGGCGCTGGCTGCAGGGCAGGGAGCCGCAGTGCCAGCAGATGGGCTGTGCTGTGCACGAGGCCGGCCCCCTCCCCGAGCCCGGCGCCTGTACGGCCCTGGGGTTTTCTGGGGCCCGGGAGGGGCGAGGAGAGAGGCCGAGGCCTCTGTCTAGCCTCCGCGTTGCCGTGGAAACCTCGAGGCGTGAGCAGGCCAGTCTGGGAGGCCGGCCAGCCTGTGGCGCTTTCCCCTCCGCGCCCGGAGACACCCACCACACCCCGTTTCTCTCCGGCTGATGGCTAGTCTGGCTCCAAGGGGGACCCCGCCCAGGAGCAGAGGCCTTGGCCACAGGCACTGGGGCTGCTGATCCCGGACCCTGGCGCCCTTCCCCCCAGCTTTCTGtcagtccaggcagagggactgaCCATTCAGCACTGCGCTTTTCCTGGGGGCGCCCAGAGCCAGCTTGGGCACCTCAGTTGTGCCCTTGTCCCCTGGCCATCCCCCCGAGGATGGCTCCTTCCCCAGGGCTGGCAGAAATTCCTGCAGAGCTTGTCCAGAAGTCTGCTTTCTACACATCTGCCTTCGTGGTTCACACGCCAAGGGTGTCAGTCAGCCTGGCAAAGCCATCATCCCAAATCAGCTTGGAtagcacctcctccaggaagccctcccagcctgaccctctcttcttctccactCTCCTACCTGAGACATGTTGCTGCTATTGGACGGGGTCTCCCTGAGTCCCCAGATCCCACCTCAGGCCACCTAGGGTGGCGGGGACCCAGCCTCTCAAGGGAGAGACCTGAACCTCTTGGAGGCTCggcttcctcctctgcccagtGCGGTCACCCCTTGCCCTTGTCCTCGTAATTGCTGTTCAGTGTCCTGCCTTCTGTCTCTTGATGGAACCCGGGCTGCCTGGGCCCTCGCTGGTCCGTGTCGGGCCTGGCACAGTGTGGGTGCTCTGCAcgtggacagatggacagacggGAGGGAAGAATGGCTGGGTGGACTCCTCAGCTGCTTGGCGGGTGAATCGGGAGAGACGGGGATGAAAGTGGGGCTCCGCAGGGCGCGCCTGGTGAGGGACCAGGCACTTAGCGCCAGTGTCGCTGGCACTCTGCTGCCCCAGGCCTGGTCGGTCTCGTTTCATCCCATTGGCTCTGAGAGGTCAGCCTGTCACTGTCCCGTTTTAcaaatggggacactgaggcacgGGCCACAGAGCTGATGAGCGTTCTGTGCCTTTCGcgtggggcagtgggagggggcTGTCTCCGCGGCCCAGAGCCCGGCCCTCGGCTCCCGCGTCCTCCTGTGGATGGTGGAGACGGCTGCCGACCTGGAGGAGTGGAGTGCCTGCGGAGCCGTTGGGGACGGGCGTGACGGCCTCCTGTGCCCGCAGGGCAGAGGCTGCTGGACTCGCTGGCGGAGACCTGGGACTTCTTCTTCAGCGACGTGCTGCCCACCCTGCAGGCCGTCTTCTACCCGGTGCAGGTGAGCGGCCCCCGCGGCTGCGGGACCCGGGGCCATAGTGACAGCGCGGCCTGGGGATGGGCGCACCCTCTGCCCTTGCTGCCAGTTATGGGCTGTCTGCGCCTGGGCACATCTCTGGACCTCTTAGAACCTGTTTCCCACCCACAAAGTGGCAACAAGAACAGCTCTCTCCTAAGGGCGCTATAAAGCCCTGAGCAGCACACAGTAGGCCATGCCCAGCGCATAGTAGGGGCTCTGTGTGCGACAGGAACCCTTTCCTTGCCTGAGAAAGCTGATGGGGGCCCCTCTTCTCAGGGCAAGGGTCATCTGGGGAGCACGACCGGGTGGGAGGGGGCCTGAGGGTCAGTGGGTCCATTCGCCTGTATCTGGCCCCAGGACTGGGGATGTGGGGGGAAGCGACAGTCTCACATGACAGCACCAGGGTGAGCCCTGTGTTCTGTGTCTGCAGGGCAAGGAGCCATCGGTGCGCCAGCTGGCCCTGCTGCATTTCCGGAACACCATCACCCTCAGTGTGAAGCTGGAGGATGCACTGGCCCGCACCCACGCCCGCGTGCCCCCCGCCATCGTCCAGATGCTGCTGGTGCTACAGGTgggtgggggcctggggaggccaCCACTTAGCCCCGTGCCAGGGCATCTGTGGGTGTGAGGCCAAGCTCAGGGGCAGGTGGTGTCTCAGGCTGGGCTCCCcagaggcagagcctgagacaagggtTTGGGTCCACGTGACTTATCAGTGGGGACACTCAGGAGAAACCGAGAAGGGAGAGCATGAAGTgggaggggtgtggggtggggacaAAGGTGTGGGTTAGGAGAAGGCTGGCCTCAGCCTCACCCCACGGGGAGCTCAGGTGTGTGAATGGGACCAGAGCCGTCCCTcgtgggcagggggctgggcctTCACCCCCCTCCTCAGGCAGCCACTGGGGCTCTGAGCCGCCCCCGACTCCCCGTGGTGGTCCCAGACGTTTCTGGTGCAGGTGGCTGTCATCCACGAGGTCactctggggagggggcagctgcgTGCTCTGGGTAGCCCCACTGCCAGCATCTGGGGGCGAGCGGCCTGCCCAGGACGGGGTCTCCTGGGCCCCCAGCAGCCTCCACTGCCAACTCGGCCTTTCTGCGGACGGCTGCGTCTTGAGCCCCCTGCCGGCACTGCCCCCCGCTGCAGTGTACGACTCGTCTCCTGTCGCAGGATGAGGGGGCACCGCCACAGCCCTCGTGCAGGCGGGGAGCTCGAGTCCTTGCTCGCCCCAGTCGGATGATCTCAAAGCCCAGGTCCGTGTCCTGAGTCCCTGTCATGTGGAGATCCTTCTAGATTCGGGCCTTCgaggtggggcctggggcccagggcagccGGTGAAGGttccagagcagggaggggctgctgggCCTGGAGGTTTGAAGGGTCAAGGGACTGTGCTGGCGGGAGCTGGTGGTCATCCTGGCGGCCAGGCAGGATGCCCGGCCTGGCCCTGGGGTTTCGACGGATCTTAGATCAGACCTGGCTGCCTCGAAGCTGGGGTGTTGGGGTTTGTTGCCTCTCTTGGCCTGTGTGAGGATGATGAGGAGAAATTGGATGCTCCTGGGAGCGGGCGCCGGGCTGGGATTTAGAGGCAGGAAGGCGGAGAGTGGCACCTTGGTCCCAGGAGCGGCACcgggtggcctcctggctgcGGTggtgctgccccctggtggccactGTGCCTCCTGCAGCTTCCTGGGCTTCAGCCCTTTGCCCCCCAGACTGTTCTCCTGCCCCCAACCTGGCCCGCACTTCGAGTGACCTCTCCCAGCCCCGCAGTGAACTCGTCCCCACTGTTTTCGAGTCCCGGATGGATCTGAGGTCACAGCTGCTGGTCAGGGTGGCTTGAGGGCCTCCCGAGTGCCCTGGGCGTCCCCCACAGAGTCACAGTTCCCTCACTCGGGGTGCCGGAAGCCGGGGTAACGGCCGTGCATCTGAGTGCACGCGAGTAAACAAGTTCTGGGAACGGACAATATAAAGTTTGCCAGATGCCCAGCACAGCCCAGCGGGAGCGCCATCCTCCTCTGTGTCACTGTTGCTGGGGGTGGAGAGGATCCCGGGGAGATGTGGGGTCCTTGGGGTTCATCTGGATGACTTGGGGGCACCCATGGagtcccaccccctccaccccatccAAACACAGCTGGATTCACAGAGTCTGTACTGCTGCCCCCCTTTCATCTCTGACATTAGTGGCTCGTGTCCCCTCGCTCCGTTTCTTAGCCTGGCTGGAGGCTTATTGCTtctattgatcttttcaaaaaaccagcctctggtttcattgatttttctcagtcagtttcctgttttcagtttcgCTGATTTCCACTCTgatgcttgtttctttttctctgcttactttggacttatttcctcttctcttcctactcTCCTCTGGTGGAAACTTCTATTTTGATTGtagatctctctcttttctgatatATCCATTCGTGCTGTCAGATTCCGTGTCTGCACATCTTTCCCGTGAACTTGGGTAAGTGGTGGTTTCATTTTCATCGAGTTCAAATCCTTGAAAATCTCTCTGGAGGGTTCTTCTTTGACCCGCATGTCATTTGGAAGTGAGTTATTTCGTCTCCGTGTATCtggggattttccagctatcgcTCTGTCGCTGGCTCCTGCTTAGTTCCCGTGTGCTCTGAGAGCAGGCGTCGTATGGTTTCTGTTCTCTCGACTCTGTtaaggtgcgtttcacagcccaGGATGGGTCTATCTTGGCGAATGTTCCCGTGAGCGTGAGAGGCATGCGTGTTCCGTGGTGGTCGGATGACGTCGTCTAGAAGGCGGATAGATCCAGTTGGTCGATGGTGCCGTTGAGTTCGGAAGTCGGCGTGTCCGTACGGAAGTCGGCGTGTCCATACCGATGCTCTGcgtctgtttctttttttgttttttttccaaagattggcacctgagctaacagctgttgccaatcttctttttttttctctgctttttttccccaaagccccccagtacatagttgtatgttttagttgtgggtactttctaattgtggtatgtgggacaccgcctcagcgtggcctgacaactggtgccatgtccacgcccaggatccaaaccagtgaaaccctgggccgctcaagcggagcgcgcgaacttaaccactcggccacggggccggcctctttgcgtctttctccacatcctctccaacatttgtcactcttggttttggatgtttttgccaatctaacgggtgtaaggtgatatcttagtgtagttttgatttgcatttccctgatgattagcgatgatgaacatcttttcatgtgtctattggccatattcatatcttcttttgagaaatgtctgttcgtgtcctctgcccattttttgatcaggttgtttgtttttttgttgctcttTGCGTCTTTCTGAGAGGGGGCAGAAGTCTCTGCCGTGAGGGGGTCTCTGTTTCTCCCTGCAGGTCTGTCAGCTTTGCCCACGTGGCTTGGCGCTCTGCTGTGAGGCGCGTACATGTCCACGTTTGCTGTGGCCTCTGGCATCATGTCGTGACCTCCTTTCTCCCTGGTCACGTTCTTGGTCCAAGTCCGCCCTGCCTGAAGTTGACGtagctgcccctgcccctgctgcTCGGCGTGCCCCTGGCATCTCCGTCCGCTCGCGCTTTCCATCTGTGCATCTTTACGGGGCGAGTGGGTTTCTGTGGGCAGCACACAGTTGGGTTCCCTTGTCGTCTTGAACTCTTGTTTCACATTCTGCCCGAGTGTATCTTGTTCCTTAACCGGCTGGCGGCCCTGCGGAGTCGTGTCTTTCATTCATCCCTCCGTTCAGACCTCATTCATTCACAGTCGCTCACTGAGTGCCTGCCGTGTGCCGGCGCTCTGCCGAGGGTGCTGGGGGCGCAGAGGTTGCCCCTCGGTCAGCAAGACCAAGGCTGTCCTCTCGGCAGCTTCCTTCCTCCAAGGCTTTGGCTCCAgtgaagctggaggaggcagatgAGACCTGGCAGCGCGGAGCGGTTGGGAGGGGCAGTTCATTAGATGGACGGGCCTTGGCTGCCCAGCCCAGGCTTGGGCCCTGCCTGGCCTGTGGGGCAGCCTCTTCTGGCCTGCACCCCTCCACGGGGTCAGGAGTGAGGGCGGGGACGCTTGGGGAATGAGCGCGGCCCTGCAGGACTGCCTGGAGCCTCTAGGAAGCCAGCGCACGGGAAACTCTCCCGAGGAGCAGAGCTCAAGGCCAACCTCACTTGGCCCCAGGCCCTTTCCCGCCGGGCAGCACGGTCTCCCAGGACCCCGTCAGAACAGGGAGGAGGGACTGCTGTTCATGGTGACCTGGCTGGGCTAGGGAGGCAGGGAACAGGCTGTCTGGTGGATGGAACAGCGTGAGCGAGGGCACCTGACCCCCCCGAGTCCCTCTGTCTCTTGCAGGGGGTGCACGAGTCCCGGGGCGTGACCAAGGACTACCTCCGCCTGGAGACGCTGATCCAGAAGGTGGTGTCGCCCTACCTGGGCACCTACGGCCTCTATTCCAGCGAAGGCCCCTTCACACACTCCTGCATCCTGGGTAGGGGTCCCCTGGGCCTTGGGCGGAGAGTGGGGTAGCCACTGGCTCtgtcctcctctgccctggggGCCCAGGCCTCCCAGTGAAAAGGCGAGCAGAACCAGGATCCCACTGGGGATTCGCTCTTCAGTCCCAGCAAACCCGTCCTGAGCATCCACTGGCCCTGCCATGTGCTGGGCCCTGGATGCATGGAGATGGGTCGCTTGGGGTCCCTCCTTCAAGAGCTGAGGGGACCCGCTGGACAGACACCATAAGTGGTGATGTGATGACGCCCCTGAGAGCCCTGCAGAGGCCTCTGTGTTCTGGAGAAAGTCACATCCGTGCTCAATCCTGAAAGTGGGGAATTAGGCAGACGacacagcacgtgcaaaggcccagagccCCAGAAATCCCAGCTAGTTTGGGGAGTCCCAGGGGAGGGATGAGGTTGGAGGGTGGGCGTCCAGGGGCTGCCTGGCGCGTCCGGCAGAAGCCAGGCACATTGCTCCTTGAACAGACACCCCATTGGTTCATTCGGCACCTGCTGTGCACCAGCCTCTGTTCTTGGTCTTGGGGGTTCAGCAGAGACCAAGCCCCACCCTCATGGGCTCTCATCCACCAGAGGAGGCCGACCAATGAGTAAATGAGGCCCAGATGAGTCCCCAGGTGACCCAGGTGACACGAGGACCAGGGCTGGGAGCTCAGGGAAGGCCAGGCCGAGAGGACTGCGGAGCTGAAGGGCCTGGAGAAGCTGGGCCTGGGGAGAGGTGCTCAAAGAGCATCCCAGACCGAGGGGACCACTCGAGAGGGCCCCCCTCATCCAGAGTGCCCCCAGCGTGCTGGTAGAAGAGCCGCCAGGGCCCCGTCTGTGTGGCCCTGCACGCTGGGCACCCCTGGCCTGGCAAGGAGGGAGCCTTCTGATCCAGGAAAGGCCCTGGACCCGCTGGCCACGCTCAGCCCTGCCACCTGGTAGTCACTGTGCGGAACCGCAGGGTCCTGAGTGGGAGGCTAGCCTGCCCCACGCAGACTCGGCCCGCCGtcccctgccctccagggcccCCCACACTCAGAATAACCCCAGCTCTGGTCACACGTGTCATCTGCCCCTGCCGTGGACTTAGCACCGCCCGACCTGAGGCCCACGCGGTGGGTTTGTCCCCTCAACGCACTAGGACCCCGgctctgagggcaggggctgtgtctgcctAAGAAGGTGCTAGGATTTGTTGACTTTCCAcaggtggggagactgaggcacgtCACAGGTCACTGGCAGGGTGCACCTTTGAACCTGAGCACTTGGCTTCAGCCCCCCAGCCACTGCCcattcagtctgagaggctgggACCAAGGAGACAGCAGGAGGGCACACAGGGTGGGACGTGGGGACAGAGCTGGGGTGGGAACCCATGTCCCTCCCTGCCCGGCCCAGCTGCCCCCTCAGGAGTGCCTGTGGTCGTGCTGGGCCAGGATCTGCACCAGTCGGGCTTGTCCCTGTAGCTGCCCCTTGGCGCAGAGCTGACCCCACAGTAggtgcacacagtaggtgtacatagtaggtgctgcCTGGTGTCTGGCCAAAGGAAGAGCCCGAAACCGGCAACTTTGCTGAGTACTGCCCTGTCCCCTGGTGTCTGAtgccctgtgtgtctgtctgtctgtctgcagaGAAGCACTTTCTGCGCCGCTCCCGCTCGGGGGACGTCCTGGCCAAGAACCCGGTGGTGCGCTCCAAGAGCTACAACACGCCGCTGCTGAACCCCGTGGCCGAGCATGAGGCTGAGGGCGCGGCGGCCAGCGGCCCGGGCATCCGCAGGCACTCGGTCTCTGAGATGACGTCCTGCCCCGAGCCCCAGGGCTTTGCTGACACGCCCGGCCAGGGCCCCACTGGGGTCTTCAGACCGTCCCCGGCCCCGCAGTTGGGGCCCTGCCCCAGCAGACTGTACCCCCCCACGCAGCCCCCCGAGCCCGGCTCAGGTGCAGCCCGCAGCTCCCCGCCGTCCTCCAGCCCCGAGAACCTCGTGGACCAGATCCTGGAGTCAGTGGACTCAGATTCCGAAGGCATCTTTATTGACTTTGGCCGGGGTGGCGGCTCGGGCACAGCTGAGTTTGGGGGGGCCGGGGGGCGGCAGAGCGTCGTGTGAGGGCTCATGTTTTTACTGACCCCGTGTGTGTGCCCGTGTGGTGCGCGTGTGCGAGTTTTTTACTCCGTCCTGTCTGTCCCCTGTGGCCTCAGCCGCGTGGGCATCCCCGAGTCCTTGTTGGGATAACGTTGACCCCCGACTTCCCCAGCACGGCTCCGTCCTGGGGCATCTGCGTCTGAGGCTCCCCCTGCCTCGCGCAGGTCACCAGGTGCACGAGGCAACCTCATGTGCGTGGAACAGGTGTCGCCACTCACGCCACCCCCGGCCCTCCAATGTCCACACCCACGGAGACTGTGAATCCCGGGGCTCGGTCAGGCCCCCAGACGGACCCCCAGAGCATTGGGGGTCAGTAGCAGACCTGCCGTCCCCCTCCCCGCTCGCCTCAGGCCACAGTGCCACCTCCTGTGCGTGGCTGTCCCAGCCCCTCCAAGCGGCCTGTGCTCATTCtgcctggggtggctgtggcagggAGAGGGTGGAATAAAACATGTCTAGCCCGCTCCCGAGCTCGTGTCTGCGACGCCAGGCCCCGCGGACGGCCCCCAGGGTCCTCACCCCCAGAGACCTCGCCTCACGGGGGGCCTACCTTCCCCACTCCCAGAGGAGCGGCTTCCTGTTAGCCAGTTTCTCCATCTCACCCTGACAGAGGGGCGGGAGACCCCAGAAGGAAGCCCTGAAAGGTCCAGCAGCCTCTCCAGGGTACCGGGGACCCTCGGGTGGGGGCTGGGTACAGAGCGCTGGCCCTGCCTTTGTCCCCCGCCCCGGGCAGTTTGCTCAGCAGGAGTAGAAACACTGGACCCTCGCAGGGAGGGAGGCACATCGGGGGGAGGAGCAGGTGACCCCCGCCCTGGCTGCCCCAGCAGGTGTGGGACCCCCAGACAGGTTATCCCTGGGTCCTCCTGACAGTGGCTGGGGAGGGCCAGCTCCCCTGGCCACCGGTGAGTGGACTGGGGGAGCCTGTGGGCCACCGATGACTGATGTCTGGGCCCAGGAAACTGTCCagtgaggagggcaggggccagaaCGTTCCTGAGAGCCAGCAGTATTGCCGCGGCCAGCCCGGCAGCAAAGATGCCCAGGACGGGACCTGTTGGCAGAAGCCACCCGAGGGACCTGCTTCTCTGGGCCCCACTGTTAAAGGGTCAGGGGTCGGCATGGCCCCTGGGGAAGAACGACCCTGGGGGTTTCTTCTGGGCCGCGTGGGGGAACATTTCTGCACCCGGTTGGGCTGCCACCCACCACCCGTTCAAAGGGCTCACTTCTCATGCGATTGGTTTTCTGCTGGAGGCGGAAAGGAGCGCCCTGTTAGCAAATGCAAGGAGGGACCCTGGCAGATGAGCGGGTGTGAATCAGGCagcagggaggagaggtgggCTCCTCCCCCATTGCCAGTCATGGTGACACCAGCCCACGGGTCTGCTGCAGAAGCCATCCAGTGGGAGGAACGAGCCTGGGATGGAGTGtgcaggggcggggtggggggcagagcCGGGATGACCTCAGTTTTGTGGTCTGTGATAGGAGCATACGGGCTTCACAGGGCTCAGTGGCCACAAGGCACTTGGAAGGTGCCCGGGGACAggctggtggccccaggcagggcTCAGTGGGTGGCTGGGAGAGCAAGGGTGGCCCTGGCTTCAGAGGAACAGGTTTGGGGGCCGAGGATCGGGCCAGAATCCTGTCCCTGGTCTGAGAACCATCAAGAAGGTGGCCACTCGTCTCAGATGATGGGCTGAGGTCCCTGAACCACCCTCCTTGGCTCCCAGCTCCCTCATGGAACCCAGGATAGGCCTGGGACCTGCTAAGCCCCGGGGTTGGGGCGGCAGAGGTTGGGCATGGCTGTTATCATCAGAGTCCTCGACATGGAAGGATCAGGCCAAGGGTGGAAGTTGTGGCAGGGAGCGGGCTGGCTGGGCTGTGTCCACACCAGGGCGCTGGGCCCTCtgttctgcccccaccccctgagTGGGGGGGCTGCATCATGGAGGTCTGAGCATCCCGGGCCTCCATGGGCTGCTGGGCCTGCTCTGATACCTGGGGACTCTGCTGGCACCTGCCAGCACGTGGGCCCACGGGCAGGGGCGGCTTTTGTGGGTCCCGAGCTCTCTGACAAATCCCAGCCTGGGGGAGAGGCCAGGACACCAGCCGGGGAGCCTCACCGGCAATGGGGAGACTGAAGCCCGTGGGGGTGAGCCCGGGTCCCGCTGCAGCCCGGCCGGGGCCTGAGGGAGTGAAAGGGCGGCTCTAGCCGGGCTGCCCACCCCGTAACGGAGCAGCTCACCAGGGCGGGCAAGGAGCGCGTCCATGTGTGACCCCCGGCCTCGTTCGAAATGTTTGATGCGGTCTACATCAAAGCAGCTTGTTATGAACTGGTAAGTTGTACGTGAAATCAGGGGCAGGGAACGTAAATTAGGATAGAAGACCAGCCGTTGCAGCCCCAAGACCCAGAACCTTCCACATGCACACCGAGCCTTAGTTTTAGGTGAAGCACTGGTGGCCCCTCCAAGAACCGGACCTGACAACGAAGGTCATGTCACTGACCAGGTCTCACTTCGGCCACCAGGGAGCTCAGGCCAAGCCCCAAGCCAGATGAGGCCAACGTAGGCCTGTGACCCTGTGCCTGTCCCACCGGCGGCCAGCTCTCCGCCCGCCCCAGGCCCGCCTCTGGTTTCCGCACTCACTTGCCACAGCAGCGCCTGCCACTGCGAGTTTCCGGGGTGGAGACGGGCTGCGGGCCGGAAGCCGATACAGTGTGGGGTTCTCTTTGAAAGCATAGTGGAAAGAGACGTGATTCCATCCAGTTGAGGAGAAACTCGTCCATCTGCTGCTTCTCCGACTGACCGCTGGGCCCTGGAGGGGCGTGAGCCCGAGGTCTCGGCTCTGGGAGGCCGCCCCAGAGAGCCGAGGCAGCGCTCGGCCTGTGTCCCCCACGAGAAGACCAGCACCGCGAGGCCAGGGCCTCCTCCGCCCTAGTCCCACTGAGCCCCCAGCCAGGGGTCAGCCCCCGCGCCCTGACGTCTGCTGACCGATTGCAGTGATCGGTTAGTCTGTGAGAGCCACCGGTCCTCGGCGTCAGTGGGGGCCCTTCCGGATGCTTCCTCTGTGTCTCCAGGGCTGGGGTTCGAGAAGCTGACCTACTGTTCTTGTCTTTGTTTGTTCAGGTTCTGCGGGGGAGTCTCACGACCAcgctcctccttccctctcaaaTGCGGAGTCCCAGGCTGGCCTGCACCTGCGGATCCTGAATCTGCATCTCAGCCCGACTCCGGGGCTCCTGCCGCGACCTGCACGGAACACTGGACGCCCCCTGGTTCCGAGGCCGGGGCTCCAAAAGCTGCCGGAAGTGACGAGTCCCAACAGATAAAGTCAACAATGTTCCAGCAAAAACACGCCCCAAAGCGGATCATGAGCTGTCCCGAGTTGCGGGAGGAGGACCCCGTGCGGTCCAGCCCTCGGCAGGGCGCAGGTGAAGAGGGCGTGCGAGGACCACGCAGGGGGCACGTcgagaagagaaaagaattatcCTAAAATAGACAAATATTCAATCGGGGAGCCCTCTGTCAGTCTTGCTGCTGAGTGAGGCCCCATCTCCGTCTCggggggtcttttttttttttgaggaagattagccctgaactaacacctgctgccaatcctcctctttttgctgaggaagactggccctgagctcacatccatgcccatcttcccctactttctatgtgggatgcctaccacagcatggtgggccaagcggtgccatgtccgcacctgggatctgaaccagcgaaccctgggccgccgaagtagaacgtgtgcacttaaccgctgggccaccgggccggcccctcagggATCTTGACTTGCTCTCTAGGCCCCCTTCCGGCATCCAGGGAAGCCGGGACGCTTCCTCAGCGTAATGTCTTTAAGATTACGAAGGAATCCAACTGTACTGAATGCAACTCTCAGGCGCCTTTAAAACGTGCGAGTGTAACCCGTGCCCGTCTGTGTTAACTCACTAATAAGCAGATCTCACGCGGGTCTGTGCTGCCCGGGCTTTCGGAGCAGTGATGAGTGGAGAGGATATTTCGGGGCGTCAGCAGCCCTGGGTATGACCTGAGCAGGTCTTCTGGAACAAGCCTTGGGGACGGCGCCTCCGGCCGGGTTTGTTGACTGCATTCTTTACCGGAGGGAAGCGAACTGGCCCTCAGAGGTCGGTGAGTCATCGAACACAAAGCTGTCCTTGTTTTCCCATCAAGTTCACGGCCCCGGGCAGCTCCGGGAGTCTGGGGAGCGGCACTCCCTCCAGAGCCTGCAGGCCAcctctgggggcaggagggactCAAAGCCCCCTGCCCTGGGAGCCCCCGCTGTGGGGCATCGAAGCCCATGGTGTCTGATGGGGGCGCTGTGCGGTTTCGTTGATGCGGCCCGGCCACACTTCCCAGCAAAGGAGCTGGGACCCAGCGCTTCAGGGGTGACAGGTCATGTGGAAAACAGGCCCCCGCCCGTCACCCTGGAGGCCgcctcaccctcctccctgtGCCCGCTGCTCCCGCCTGGCTAGGCCGCCTCTCTCCCCAGAGACTGCAGTGGCTTCCGAGCGGCTCCCAGCTCCAC contains the following coding sequences:
- the PRR5 gene encoding proline-rich protein 5 isoform X1: MRTLRRLKFMSSPSLSDLGKREPAAAAADERGTQQRRACANATWNSIHNGVIAVFQRKGLPDQELFSLNEGVRQLLKTELGSFFTEYLQNQLLTKGMVILRDKIRFYEGQRLLDSLAETWDFFFSDVLPTLQAVFYPVQGKEPSVRQLALLHFRNTITLSVKLEDALARTHARVPPAIVQMLLVLQGVHESRGVTKDYLRLETLIQKVVSPYLGTYGLYSSEGPFTHSCILEKHFLRRSRSGDVLAKNPVVRSKSYNTPLLNPVAEHEAEGAAASGPGIRRHSVSEMTSCPEPQGFADTPGQGPTGVFRPSPAPQLGPCPSRLYPPTQPPEPGSGAARSSPPSSSPENLVDQILESVDSDSEGIFIDFGRGGGSGTAEFGGAGGRQSVV
- the PRR5 gene encoding proline-rich protein 5 isoform X2, translating into MSSPSLSDLGKREPAAAAADERGTQQRRACANATWNSIHNGVIAVFQRKGLPDQELFSLNEGVRQLLKTELGSFFTEYLQNQLLTKGMVILRDKIRFYEGQRLLDSLAETWDFFFSDVLPTLQAVFYPVQGKEPSVRQLALLHFRNTITLSVKLEDALARTHARVPPAIVQMLLVLQGVHESRGVTKDYLRLETLIQKVVSPYLGTYGLYSSEGPFTHSCILEKHFLRRSRSGDVLAKNPVVRSKSYNTPLLNPVAEHEAEGAAASGPGIRRHSVSEMTSCPEPQGFADTPGQGPTGVFRPSPAPQLGPCPSRLYPPTQPPEPGSGAARSSPPSSSPENLVDQILESVDSDSEGIFIDFGRGGGSGTAEFGGAGGRQSVV